In Drosophila miranda strain MSH22 chromosome XR, D.miranda_PacBio2.1, whole genome shotgun sequence, the genomic window CCGAAAAAAGTAATGCTTCAAATTAAACTCGATTTAATTCGGGAAATTGCTCTAATTAACACAGACTGCTACCCCCAGCGGATGAGGGTTTAAGTTCTGTTGTGTCAGTGGCCCACGAGTTCAGTTTGACGGTGAAGTTCATTGGATCAAAACGTATACCACAATGCCTGCGATCAGTGGCTCCCAGCAATCGAAAGTTCCCAGAACCCTATTGATGCTTTGGGGACTTTCCCTCTTCACATTGGTCCAGTGTAAGTTCTGCCTCATGTGCATAGTATTGTTTTGTATTGTATCCACAACGAGATCGTGCCAATAGATCAAAGTGAGTTGTAATCGTGTCGTTTCATTTAATGTGTGTCAACATAAACATTCCAAGCCCAACACACATCTGTGGGGGCCCCTTAATGTCCGTCATCTAAAAATGGAATCACTAACAATGGTAATCACAGACCACCACCGAATAAAACGGATTGGAATGAGTGGCGGCTACTATTATCGGATGTCAAGCGCCAGTGGCCGAGATATTTTAATTCCCTCACTGAATTAACGATGCATTTCGGTGTGAATTGGTTTGCTTTGCAATTGTGGTGGAATGTCGATGAATCGGTGAAGAGTTGGAAATTTAAGGCCATGAAAGAGAGGTACAGAAAACCCAAAATACAGTCCTATAGTAAGGAGCAAGCATCTATCTAAAAGAAGACCCTTTTAAATTTACATTGGGTTCGATTTTGGGCCCAAAATCTCACCTGAACCGCTCCTGTCATCCATTGTTTTGGGGGCATCCGACGATTCTTTGGATAATTGAGctccacaaacacacaaaataattgaattaAAATCATTATGGGAATTACCATGGTCCACTTCTTGGTCAACAGCAACGGCGGAACAGTAGCCAACTTCTGGCCAAGCAgtacggacacggacacggacacggataCGTGGCTTGGGAGATCCGATtgattctccatagagacagGAGCATTATGGTACTGCTGGAAGAGTTCTGTGTGAAGGTGTACTTCTGGCCGTTCCTCTCGTACCTGGCCAGCATCAAGGGATGGTGTCCGGTGTATCCGCCAGGTTACTATCCCGTGTACACgtggccacagccacagccacaaccgCCTGTGTTGCCTCCGCTGCCACCGACTGGTCCACTAATACCGCCTCCACCTGCTCTTCCGTCCACACCTCCAGGGATACCGACGTTCCAGCCAACGCCACCGTACCCACAGACACCGTTCACCCCACCGCTGATCACGACGAGCAGCACCAGCTCCTCCACTTCCACCACAATAGCGACTACCAGCACCACAACGGGTGTGACGACAACTAGCACCGCGGGAACCACCCTGCCCGTGCCCACCTGCCCGCCGCAGCCATTGGTGTGCCTGCCCGGAGGCGTGCGTCCGCTGCCCAACTGCCCCTGCATCGATCCTCGCCAGAATGCGCCCCTGGTGGCTGCCACCGGTCTGATCGGTTCGGATATGATGGTTTTCATGCCGCTCAATGCGGGGCGGCGGCGTCGTCGTCGACGACGGCGTCGTATTCTCTTTTGAGAGTCACTCCCGATCCTCTCCTAACCATTCCGCACCActacccctacccctaccACATGTCCAACAAAAATTCACAAAAAATGCAATAAACACAAACGATCACAAATGCAAAACAGCTGTAAATCAATTGGCAAATCTCAAAGCTCTCGACGATTCCCTGCCACGATCCCCAATCACAGTCACGTCCTGCTCTGCTCGTACTTCCAGCCCAGACCTGCTACGATGCTCGCTCCCGGCCGGGCAACTGCCTGGCCCTGACTTCCTGCTCCCACctggtggaggagtaccagaGCCAGGTGGGCCAGTCGGCAGGCTCCAACGACTTTCGGTCGTTTCTGGGCCAGTCCATATGCGGCTTCGATGGCTCCACTTTCATGGTAAGCCAAGGGAGGCTATGCCCTTGCTTAGGTTGCTGATCTAAggactccactccactcttcTGCAGGTCTGCTGTGCCTCGGATCGGTCTACAAATGGCAGGAGTAGAAAGGATCTACTGGTGACCACCACTGCACCCTTTGGCTTCTTTCATTTCTCGCCTCTGGGAGGCGGCACCACCACCGGAAGTCCACCTGTGTTTCAGCCCACACCACCGCCGATGCAGGGCCAAGTGGTGGTCAGACCCAGTCCTAATCTTCCTGCTCTAGCTCCGGCTCCACCTCAACCTCAGATTGCGCCCCAACAGCAGCTGGTCTGTGGCATCAGTGGAGCCACCTCGAACCGCGTGGTGGGCGGCCAGGAGGCTCGAAGAGGCAAGCAATCCCTGCCACTGATCTCCACTGAGAGACTCCTTGATACATCTCTACATCGTTTATGCAGGAGCCTATCCC contains:
- the LOC108152689 gene encoding proclotting enzyme isoform X1, with protein sequence MVLLEEFCVKVYFWPFLSYLASIKGWCPVYPPGYYPVYTWPQPQPQPPVLPPLPPTGPLIPPPPALPSTPPGIPTFQPTPPYPQTPFTPPLITTSSTSSSTSTTIATTSTTTGVTTTSTAGTTLPVPTCPPQPLVCLPGGVRPLPNCPCIDPRQNAPLVAATGLIGSDMMVFMPLNAGRRRRRRRRPQTCYDARSRPGNCLALTSCSHLVEEYQSQVGQSAGSNDFRSFLGQSICGFDGSTFMVCCASDRSTNGRSRKDLLVTTTAPFGFFHFSPLGGGTTTGSPPVFQPTPPPMQGQVVVRPSPNLPALAPAPPQPQIAPQQQLVCGISGATSNRVVGGQEARRGAYPWIAALGYFEESNRNALKFLCGGSLIHSHYVITSAHCINGLLTLVRLGAHDLSKPTEAGVMDFRIRRTVVHERFDLTSIANDIALIELSGVAAPLTANIAPICLPEAAKFLQQDFVGMNPFIAGWGASKHQGPTSQVLRDAQVPIVARQSCEQSYKSVFRFVQFSDKVICAGSSSVDACQGDSGGPLMMPQLEGSGYRFYLLGLVSFGYECARPNFPGVYTRVASYVPWIRQQISMG